The Kocuria sp. TGY1127_2 genome includes a window with the following:
- a CDS encoding GntR family transcriptional regulator encodes MIQTQETRVPSSGLSKAQRAYQWLKQKISRQEFTPGYRLVLSTIAQQLDMSVVPVREAIRQLEAEGLVTFQRNVGAQVAMVDESRYRSSMETLGILEGAATALAAPNLGTEDLRRARELNDRLAASLDDFDPHAFTQTNHEFHQVLFARCPNERLTELVSAEWERLGHLRDSTFSFVPGRARESVEEHAHVLELIENGASGVEIERAARGHRQNTLTSYLKNKQSTADSEDFTTNS; translated from the coding sequence ATGATCCAGACCCAGGAGACTCGGGTGCCGTCGAGCGGCTTGAGCAAAGCGCAGCGAGCTTACCAGTGGCTCAAACAGAAGATTTCGCGGCAGGAATTCACCCCGGGATATCGGCTCGTCCTGAGCACCATCGCCCAGCAACTCGATATGTCGGTGGTGCCGGTACGAGAGGCCATTCGGCAACTTGAGGCGGAAGGCCTGGTAACTTTCCAGCGGAATGTCGGCGCCCAGGTGGCCATGGTCGATGAATCCCGGTACCGCTCGTCGATGGAGACCCTGGGAATTCTGGAAGGTGCGGCAACCGCGCTCGCCGCACCGAACCTCGGCACGGAGGACCTTCGCCGAGCACGCGAACTCAATGACCGCCTCGCGGCTTCCTTGGACGACTTCGATCCTCATGCATTCACTCAGACCAACCACGAGTTCCACCAGGTTCTCTTCGCTCGGTGCCCCAATGAGCGACTCACCGAATTGGTCAGTGCCGAATGGGAGCGACTGGGTCACTTGCGAGATTCGACCTTCTCCTTCGTCCCCGGGCGTGCTCGCGAATCCGTCGAAGAACATGCTCACGTGCTCGAACTCATCGAGAACGGGGCGAGCGGTGTGGAGATCGAGCGGGCGGCACGCGGACACCGTCAGAACACCCTGACGAGCTACCTGAAGAACAAGCAATCGACCGCAGATTCTGAAGACTTCACCACGAATTCCTGA